The sequence tttattttaggtttatcctttaggaatctaccttatattaactatctagtatatagtttgttATATAGATTCTTATCTAACAACTAAACAATTGGAAATTATACAACTAGGACAGCGTTGACATAGTTTCCTGTCAACATAAACGAATATTGTCCCCCAGATCCTGTTACCTGCGTCTCGGTCCAGACACTCTGTGTGTTTCCAAGAGCATTGGTGCTGTATTTATCTGGAGCAGTTACAGTTTTCAAAGTTGCGACGCCCGTCTTCCCGGGAATTATCACTGTGATTGGTGTAGAAGCTGCACCATCATAGTTGACAATCTTAACGAAGTACGTTCCCGCATTATTCTTCGTCGCAGACCAGTATAGAGGCCCATATCCCACATTCCCAGAGACTGCGGCAGTCTCTGTGCCAACGTTGGTGAAGAAGAGTTTAGATACGTAGTAACTCATGGATCGGACAAGAGCGTTAGGAGTGTGTTTTATCATGGCGACGTTGTCTGGCTCGTCGTGCAGACTCTTGATTAGTGCGCCATGGCAAATTCCAACAATGACATCCGAATTCCTCTCCAAgcctagaaaataaatagcCTCGGATGTTGCCGATTGCAATGTTGGGTTGTCCAGCTGGTTTGGGTTAACGTGATCGGCGTCATAGATGGCCGCGTACTCACCCACCAGGACAGGCTGGTTGCGAGGGGCATGGTCGTAGCCCCCAAACTTGCTAACCATATCATCTACCGAGAGGTAATCATGGAGATCCTGAATGACGCCGGCAGGCATTGAGGGGTTAGTAAAATATCCGGACCAGATGGACGAAATAATCTTCATATTTGGGTACACGTTTTTGATAGCGTCGTGGAAAGCATTGAAGCGATAGCCTAGGCATGGTTACTCGCACATTTCTACAAATGTACATATACGCAAACCTACCGACATAGCTAGGAATACCGCCGTTGAGGAAATCTTCGTTGCCAATTTCGATGTAGTTGATTGTAAAAGGATTTGGGTAACCCAACGAAGCTCTAACGCTGCCCCAAGGTGACGTTGATGGACcctaaaatatattagaaaaaaagatttgcGAGAAATATGGATGACAGAATATACTAATAGAAACTCTAGCTCGTTGAGAACATCGTCGACATATGGTCCTAAATCTGCTTCGGAGATGATCTCTCCATCAAGATACAGCCCGCCCCAAATAGCTAATATTGGTTCGAGATTCATGTCAATGCACCACTGCCGTTTCCTTTTGTCAGAGGTGGAAAGTTATCTTCCAATCAATAAGTGAAACTGACCTGCATCATTTCTAAAAGTCCGAGGCCGTCGGTATTGACGTAGCCCCATGTTCCCGGACGTCCAGGGCGGTTGATAATTGGACCAATGGTTTCGTTCCACTTCCATCTATACGGAGAAGCAATTCCTTCGAGGTTGTTCCCCCCTGGGAGGCGGAGAAATTTACCACCTAGTTCAACGAGGGCTTCGGCAAGGTCCATCCGGAGTCCGTTGTTGGAATTCTTGAACGTCTGCTGAAATACGCTAATCATTTGGAAACGCAGGCTTTGGCCCGTCGTGCTAGCACCATCGAAAGTAAGGTGGAAGGTATTTTTCTGATCGGGTGCGGAAAATTGCGTGGTAAAGGTTTGTGCATAAGGCACCCAGCCATTGGCCTCTGTTTGGTCAACTTGAAAGGTAGTGCTACCAAGCATGGAGTTCGTCGTATTGCTCCAGAAAGCGGCCAATATTTCTCCGTTGTAGTTGCCACGGAGGTAGAAACTAGCAGCATAGCGTGTGGCGGTTGTTATATTCATGCCTGCATATCCCTCGTTCCAAAAACCGGTTGCGCCAGTTGTCCCCTTGGCGACATCCACGCGCATCTGCCAAGGAAGAGCGCTACTTAACAATGGTGCTTCATTGTCGAGAGTTAGAGTATCAGACCCTCTTGTGTGCCAATACTGAAGAGTCTGATACGGGCCCTGGTTATTGAATACAGAAGTGCCTTGAAAGGCGCGATTCTGTATCAGTTCTGAGTACAGACCCCCATCGCCAGAGTGATAGACATCCTAAGAGTAATTAGTTTAGAGTCTTTCAGTTGGCCGATTTCTTTTACAAACCTCATAGAGAAGGCCGTACAAGATAGGACTATTTGCATTGCCTTGCGCAGTGGATACGGTAAGGGTTACAGCGTGGGCTATGGATGCAAGTCCCAGCAAGGCCAATAGTCCAGACGCTTTGTAGAGCATGATGATGGTTGGTTGTTAAAGAATGCTAAACAATATGTCTCCATGGCGTTATATATAGCTCGACTTATTACGGAACACAATGGTACCCAACTATACAACTACTAGGAAGTTGCTTAGCGGGATGCAATCGAATTCCTTCGGCCAATTTAGATGCTTGTTTGGTAGCGTACTCAATGCTTCTCGGGAATTGAACAACTCCGCGCTGCTCACCAAGGACAGGGCTGGCCTTCACTCTCGGTGCAGCTCCAGCCGAGGGAGTGTATACCTAGCCCTGGATGTCGCCCTAGACTCAGTGGGGCACGTCATATCCTAGCTTCGGTGGCTTCAAGTCCCAGCGCCGGATCTGCCGATTCGGCATTTATAATTTGCTCCTACGTACGGATTACTTAGCACAATTATTTGGGATGAGCCTTCTCTACGGATTTTCAACCTAACAACGTGCTAAAGAAGGTGACGGTTCTCATGGTCCTtgtattatatagtattaggCAACAGTTATCTTGGGATCCCATAAGGATGTACATTATCTCACTCACAACGCCAAACGGATTCGTGCTGTACGTGATAAATATCTCTTCTGCGTGTAGTGAGAagaagcttataattaaagaggctgttaataataatactgcAGCATCTTGGGAACTCTCTGCATACTTAGACTGGATTAGAGAGCCCCAGGGCTTACGTCTTCAAATTTGATTGCCATTAATAAGCCTGGGTGGATATAGGAGTACGCGTGGTGACACGTCTCCTTTTTAAAGATGCCGCCCAGGCAATAAAATTTGGTCTTCTTTCGAACATTGCTATATCGATCCTCTACCGCCAGTTTATCGCCCCTGCACCCTGAAGGATCCCCCGCTTCATTCCTTTACCATAAGTCTCCTCATTTTGCCTCAACCGAGCCCATGTGCTCCAGAATGCGATTAGTGGTGCCAGCGCTACACCGATAATGGGTATTGGCACGACCATGACGTTC comes from Trichoderma asperellum chromosome 3, complete sequence and encodes:
- a CDS encoding uncharacterized protein (antiSMASH:Cluster_3.1~SECRETED:SignalP(1-20)~CAZy:GH51), yielding MLYKASGLLALLGLASIAHAVTLTVSTAQGNANSPILYGLLYEDVYHSGDGGLYSELIQNRAFQGTSVFNNQGPYQTLQYWHTRGSDTLTLDNEAPLLSSALPWQMRVDVAKGTTGATGFWNEGYAGMNITTATRYAASFYLRGNYNGEILAAFWSNTTNSMLGSTTFQVDQTEANGWVPYAQTFTTQFSAPDQKNTFHLTFDGASTTGQSLRFQMISVFQQTFKNSNNGLRMDLAEALVELGGKFLRLPGGNNLEGIASPYRWKWNETIGPIINRPGRPGTWGYVNTDGLGLLEMMQWCIDMNLEPILAIWGGLYLDGEIISEADLGPYVDDVLNELEFLLGPSTSPWGSVRASLGYPNPFTINYIEIGNEDFLNGGIPSYVGYRFNAFHDAIKNVYPNMKIISSIWSGYFTNPSMPAGVIQDLHDYLSVDDMVSKFGGYDHAPRNQPVLVGEYAAIYDADHVNPNQLDNPTLQSATSEAIYFLGLERNSDVIVGICHGALIKSLHDEPDNVAMIKHTPNALVRSMSYYVSKLFFTNVGTETAAVSGNVGYGPLYWSATKNNAGTYFVKIVNYDGAASTPITVIIPGKTGVATLKTVTAPDKYSTNALGNTQSVWTETQVTGSGGQYSFMLTGNYVNAVLVV